Proteins found in one Vulpes vulpes isolate BD-2025 chromosome 13, VulVul3, whole genome shotgun sequence genomic segment:
- the LOC112932294 gene encoding large ribosomal subunit protein eL43-like, translating into MLQLVKGLHIEGLENALRPGSTSESPLRPHYAPETGDSQESVLCPRKEELQISLKNMTISLYNEALEVKVRNVGKYRTGYGASLKITVKRIEIRQHAKYTCSFCHKTKMKRRAVGIGHHSSCMKTVAGAIWTYSPTSVVRVKSAIRTLKEFKDQ; encoded by the exons ATGCTTCAGCTGGTGAAGGGTCTCCACATTGAAGGTCTTGAAAATGCGCTGCGACCAGGAAGCACTTCAGAGTCCCCATTGAGGCCACATTATGCTCCAGAAACTGGAGACAGCCAGGAGTCAGTGCTGTGCCCTAGAAAGGAAGAACTTCAAATTAGTTTGAAGAATATGaca ATAAGCCTTTATAATGAAGCCCTTGAGGTCAAG GTCAGGAACGTTGGCAAATATAGGACCGGTTATGGTGCTTCCCTCAAGATAACAGTGAAGAGGATTGAAATAAGACAGCACGCCAAGTACACTTGCTCCTTCTGTCACAAAACCAAGATGAAAAGACGAGCTGTGGGGATCGGGCATCACAGTTCCTGCATGAAAACAGTAGCCGGTGCTATCTGGACCTACAGCCCCACTTCTGTTGTCAGAGTAAAGTCTGCCATCAGAACACTGAAGGAGTTCAAAGACCAGTAG